The DNA region GAGTCATCGCCGGTGGGGGACGTCGGGCGAACGGCCCCGGGCAGTTGGGGGTGTTTCTCTCGTACGACCCGACCGATTTCGGCTTGCCCCCTACCGCGGTCGATGACTCTACGACCCGGCGTCAGGGTCGTCGGTCGGTGAGGACCGGATTGAGCGTGGCCGCCTCGACCGACCGGGAAGACTCGCGTTACGACCTGTCCTGGACGGACGGACTTGCCGGAGACTCGGTCCGCCGCATTGGCCAGGTCCGCAAACTGTTGGAAACGGAGACCCATCCGATCGATCGGCACTTTATGTTTGCTCAGCTCGAAAAGGATCTGTACTACTGCCGGGACACCTTTGAGTCCGCCTTGGCGGAGTATGACGAGGCCTGCGTTCTCCACGACAGCGAGATGGAGTCGATCCAGCCTTCACTGGTCGAGAAGTTTGGCAAGGTTCCGATGCTTGAGACCTATCGGCAGATGTGTATTCGGCAGCAGAAAGCCAAGGCCTGGGACTCGGGCCTGCTCTGGGCCGAACGTGGCATTGCTCTATACGGATCCGAGGCTGCCAACGGCGAATGGGTGGCCGATCTCGCCGACCGCGCCACCCGGTTCCGCCAGAAGATCGGTCAGGGGGGAGGCGCCTAGCGTCGCTCACTTCCCGGCCAGTTACGGCGCCGTCCACCACGGGTCACCGAGGAGCGGTTGTTGTTCGGTCGTGATGGTCGGAAGCCGGCCGTGTTCATCCGACC from Acidimicrobiia bacterium includes:
- a CDS encoding HIRAN domain-containing protein, whose amino-acid sequence is MATVGDSPSESSSSSHQPDVLVLGGRQSLEVAGESRHQDALWHIVGEHPGGPDRIRQNVIAILRPDPNNPYDEYAVDVVVTDHRVGHLSREDAADMQHSIVRLERQHGRAIGLRGVIAGGGRRANGPGQLGVFLSYDPTDFGLPPTAVDDSTTRRQGRRSVRTGLSVAASTDREDSRYDLSWTDGLAGDSVRRIGQVRKLLETETHPIDRHFMFAQLEKDLYYCRDTFESALAEYDEACVLHDSEMESIQPSLVEKFGKVPMLETYRQMCIRQQKAKAWDSGLLWAERGIALYGSEAANGEWVADLADRATRFRQKIGQGGGA